In the genome of Brachypodium distachyon strain Bd21 chromosome 3, Brachypodium_distachyon_v3.0, whole genome shotgun sequence, the window TCCAGTTGTCGTGGGAGAGCTCCTTTTGGACCGTGCGGTTTTTGCGCGAGGCAATGGCGAACAAAGAAGGCCAGCGCTCGCACGCCAAGCTGCCATCGGGCAGCCAAGCATCGTGCCAGAAGAGGCATTTCGCCCCGTTGCCAAGATGGATCTTGGTGGAAGCGCGGAAGAGGGCCCGGTCCTCATGGCTGcaggggagagggaggccgAGTGCTTGACAAACCTGTTTGTCCACAAAGATTGTGGGGCAACCCTAGTACACTGCTTATGTGTTCCTTCCAAAGACAACGCACTTGCACAACATTTGGTTCCTGAAAATAGCACTAAAGATCAATTGCTCACAAGTGCTGAACATTCACGAAAAAGATCCATGGAGTACAAGTGAATAGGGTATACGGCGCTAAAGCTCTTCAGGATGTTTCAAACACATTACACACAGGAGTAGGTGGACAATCAAGAGTGGCCTTGGATCGACTTCAGTGATAAACATCAACTGAACACAAGTTGCTGCAGTGTTAACACTACAGTACCAGCTCCTCAGTCTTCGTCTCTCTCAGGAGGGAGGCCACAGGGAAGCAGCATTTTCTGTAGCACCAGAAACAACGGTTCAATAGTCTATATTGCAATACTTTGTTGAAATAGCTGCATGCTAGGAATGGACAAACGTGCAAATGGAGCCACTCTTCATATATTAGCCATTTTACTAAGTACGTTTCAACATTTGATTGTAGGCCCTGCAACTGATACATATAGCTGCCCTGAAAACAATTGTTCGCAATTGCTATTGCAAAGCAAAAAACTCCTACATAAACACCCACTGGGATACTAGACTGATTAAGATCACAAATAAAATAGGAAGATAAATCCTCTTGAGATGAATTATATAACAGTGAAACTGCTAACGAACCAAAGCAAGACTAGCATATCAACAGTAAATTCTATTGAGAGTATGCAAGAAAGCAACATAATTCGATAGCCATACCATTTATACTTTAATTCAACAGTCATACCATTCAACTAAAACTCAGTGGACGAGTTCAGATAAATTTCATAACATACCTGCATAAAATCGTAACGCTCCCTTCCAATCGATTCATTCTCAGCAATAGCGAAATATGCCAACGTTGGATAGTGCCCAATATAAGATGCGTAGCTGTCCCTTTGGATGTTTACAGCCCATTAACTGTAATAGAAGAAAATGTTGATAGTTAATATTTTATCAGCCACACAAACTAAATAAAATCTTACCAGACACATTttaatatataaaattgaGATACTCACAATCTGGTTAGATCAGCATGGCCTGTTCCGATATATTTCGCTTGAAGATGCTCAAGTTGAGAGTTTATGTTGAACCTGTCGCTGCCTTTAAAATAGTGAATTGTGTTAAGAGGCGTTACCGTCAAAATGTGAAGGGTGTGAATAAAGCAACAGTTTGCTGAAAGACTATATTAACTAGTTTAAAATCTTAAGCTCAAGcaatcaaaaaggaaaagaaaaggcactGGGGGATCTGCCGATTCACATTGGTTTCTCAAAATAAGGAAATTCAAGAAATAAACATCATGATAGAGAAATTCAGAATATACAAAAAAGGTGAGCTGTAGGACTGAATTGACAGTAAAGTGTCTACTGGAGGCTAACCAACGAGTCCAACATGAAAATGGACAATCTAACCGCAAACAGTTAGAAATTAAGAATATACTACACATGTTTTTAGTTTGAGTGGACTGTTTTATCAATTCAGTTAGCAGAAAAAcatcaaccaaataaaatagACCAAGAAATTGattacaaagaaaataagTTGTTTCACACAAGAAACACTATTTGTTATGATGATACTATCAGGCTCTCCCATTAAGGGCCTCTTCGGTTCAACCTTTTGAAGGATTCTGAAGATGTAGGagtaggaaaaataaaaacaggaATAAGATAGAAATGCATGTCCCAAAACAGAGGAATGAAAAACATGGGAATTCCATAGATCTAGGTGTTTGATTCGCAAGAATAGAAAAACCATAAGAATCCTAATAAGCATAGTCAAATCAAAGTCAAGCCACTGGCAAATAGACCTGGGAATGGTGCGGTCTGGTTTGGATCTTGTGGTGCGGAAGCTGATACGGATTCAACTGGGTTGGGTCCAAGCAGGGTGAGGACAAAACGGTCTGAACTGGAACGGGCTGAGCACAAAAACGGACTGGAGCAGTGCAGTCTGGGATCAGACCAAacactccctccctccctccctctctctctgtctctctttctcttgttGTATCTCTATAAATTTTGTAAGACACCAAGAGATTAATCAAGCTTGCAAGTTCATTCTATCTCCACTCGAATATGGTAACGGATGAAGGTTCTGATCCTGCGCTCCTTCCCCTGCCGATCTCTGTGTCGCCTGACCTATACACCTCGTACTGTAGCAGTGTGCAACACGCATCGTATGTAATAATAGATACTCCTTAACAGAAATCAGGGGGAAATTGTGTACTCTAAGAGGAGTacatttcataaagattaATCATAAAACTATCACTGTAACTTGGGAGAATGACAAGCAGTACGGTGAATTGGATACGGTCCAAGGCATATAGTATAACATGCAGAACTGTGAGCACGCCCTATAGCATCAATTGTGATTGTGGATAACAAACCAGGAGCTCATCAATAGAATTATtaacaaataaattaatttaGAAGCATTCACAGCTAACTGGGGTATTCAAATGACAGTTAAAAGACAATCATGAGGAAACAATCTGTTCGCGCATAAACTGCTCACTGGATTGATCGAGTCATCTGGCACTATTATTAACCTATCCAGCGGCATCCGTGTTTCTGGCAGCATCCTAGGGATCCACTAAGTTCCAAATATGCTGGAAACCATCCAAAAGCAGTAACAGTTTTGTACAAACATGTCGTCTGGATCACAGTATTTGCATTCCCAACAAGATACCTCCTTCAGGTGATGGGTTCGTGCACACAAAACAGAATAAGCAACACACAGAGATCGATTGGGAACTACAAACCTGCATGATGGACGACGTGTCTGGTATGAACCCTGGACTGGGAGAGTTGGGAACCCTGGAAGCAGATCCAAGCTGCaaccaacagaaaaaaaaaaaacttaattcTGTTCGCAATGGCGAGATGGCTAGGTCTCCCCGCTCGGTGGCTCTTCAATCTAAAGCATATATTGATTTGATCGATTCCCACTTGCTGTACTCTTCTTGTCACAGGCGTGAGGCTGTATCTTCAGCTGCTCGTTGGtcttcgccgccggcaggtTCTATAGCAGTTAATGTGGACGCTGCCTTGTTTCAGGTTCTTCATCGCATGGGTGTGGGAGTTGTGATGCGGGATCATTGTGGTTCCTGTCTGTTGGCATGCAGTGAGTTATTAGATCACGTCGTCGATCCTGAACTTGCTGAAGCTTTGGCTGTGCCTCGGGCGATCTCCATGGCTTTAACGGAGGGCTATTCTCATATCATATTGCAGTCCGACTGTTTATCTTTGGTTCAACGTCTCTTGTCGCCGTTGGTGGATAGGAGCGTGATTGGTGTTGTGATCCAGGAGATCAAGATCCTCGTGGAGTCTTTTGTTTCTGTGTCCTTTAGTCATGTTAATCGTTCATGTAATCTAGCGGCACATGTTTTAGCTCGGTCTGCGGAGcgttttgtttcttctgtttTCAGATTGTGTGCACAAGAATGTATCCGAGAGACTCTTTGTAATGATGTACCATAATCAATAAAGTAATGtattctctctcaaaaaaaaaaaaagaagcttgTGGGCCTGGGCCTCTCGTAGGCCTAGAATAGCAGAACACTGAACTGGATGAACGAAGGTTCAAGTCATTAAACACTTGCAAGATTGAAGATACTCCGtataaaattgtactccctcctttcaaAAATATAAGTCATATAATTTTGCGTGCACTCAATTTTGTAAAAAATTAACAACTATCATACGAATTAATTAGGCCTTGAGAGTAATATTATTTTAGttgttttgcaaaatttgtgtatatcatgttttttttattaggaagtgtctatttctcggtTGACTTAGAAATCAGTAGACATCATAGCCATCTGATTAAGATTTTTCTCATCGATTGCAAGTGCAGGAATCTTGCACGAATCTCAGTGATTGGAGCGGTTGTTAATGTtaacttagaaatagttatttctcagtcgacttagaaatagcaaaaccctTTTTTATTAACTTTATGAACATATAAAATCAAGATTATAGTTAAAGGTTTAGATCGTTCACTACACGTATAATTATGGAGCGTTTTTACGGTGATTGTCGAGTACTTATCAGTTCTCCCGACAAAATTAATTATGTCTGTTGATATGTAATTATGGGCTACTTGTGTAAAGTGGTAACAAAAGGGTGGATCGGCTGATTTAGCATAGTTAATTACGCGGACTTAGTGATGTTAATTACGGCGGCCGTTATAGGTGGCGAGCTTTGTCTCCGATATCTAGtaagccggccggccggccgagcTTGCCGTCAGCCCACGCCATGGATGGCAAAACTTGCGCATGGCGGAGCTGGCCAGACCCAGGCAGCAAGGGGCGACTCCAATGCCAAACACTCAGACAACGACTCTCATGTAAAATTTCTTCGCCCTTTCATAGGGGTAAAGATTTGATAACCATTAATCCTCTCGGAGCgaagaacaacaaaaaaatggtTCATTTACTTTCCCGTACATGGAGCTTGGAGCTCATCACCGATAGGCAACGACGGCTTTGAGTTTTATTTAACGGAACTTTGAATTCTACTGCATCGGGAGGAGGCACTGTGGTCAAAGCCGTGCGGACGTGCGATCGATGGGAGTTGGCGACCCCTGTGGGATTGATAGAATACTTACCTTCTTTTCCGGGAACCCATCCGAAAAGAACTTCAAAGTTAAACGTGCTTGGCTGAGACCAGTTTGAGGACGAGTGATCAATCAGGAACTTTTTCCCGGGAGTGCATGAGTGAGGACAAAGTGTGAGCTGCCAGGAGTGACGCTGGAGCGTGACAACCACTTATGAGTGACGGGTGTGGTACGCCCGCCACTGAACGTAaaaggcccgtcactgatgatggtcatcagtgacgggcaagcacgtgaccgtcactgatgaccacttATGAGTGACGGGTGTGGTACGCCCGCCACTCTTGACCACTCATCAGTGCGGgaggcccgtcactaatggttcgatgtgaaaaataacaaaattcacaaaaacacacatcagtggcggacatccaagcccgccactgatgatctTGGGAAACatttgaagattgaaaaaatcataactaattcataaaaaattagaaaaatgtgattctttttgttaaAGTCTTATTTTTTCATGCTTAACGAgatggaacaataatatcatgTGTTAGCTGCTAAATAAAGTATTAGATTCATCAGTGTCGGCTTTGGAAAAAAAGCCGCTACTCATGTTGCGTAGCCCAAAGAAACACAAAAACGGAATGCACGCACGCTATTGGTGGAAGAAATCAATGACGTGTACACAtcctgctctctctctctcctctcttatTCACCCCACGATCTCCTCTCTCCCGTCCATCTcgttctcttctctcctctcgTCTTTCCCCCtggccgacctcctcctcctccgtccaagTCCATGCCACAGAGGAGAGGGCGCCAATCCAGCAAagagccgccgctgccatggaGGGCGGCGCCGACCTCCTCATCCGCCCGTCCCCGCCTTCCGCGCTGCCAGGAAGCCGACATTGTGCCTCCCTAGTCGCCCGAGATCCAGgttcctccttcctctccctttctcCCGTTCCCTCTCCCCCGTTCCGTCTCTCACTGCCCCGCCCCTTCTACCTTCCTCCAGCAACAGCAGCGGCGCCCGACGCTTGGAGGACCTGCAGCGGCGCCGTCGGATCCACCGGCCACGACCCCGTCGCGGATCCGGCACGGAGGCCACCGGATCTggcctctcttctcctcccgcgcgcgtcctcctcccttgagctcctgcagcagcggccacggAGGACCATGGAGCAGCAGTGCTTGGAGATCTtgccccggcgccgccggatccgACGCCCCCGACCCTGAGCGCAGTCGGGTCTGGCGCCCCCGATGTGAAGCAATGCCATATTTCTTGATCTTGTTTCTGTCCAAGCTAGGGTTCTTAATCTGATTTGTGTCCATGTTGTGTGTCTGTGACGCGGCGAGCTGCCGATTCCGGCCGGCATTCCggcctgttttttttaaatcgcGAAATTAGTATTAGTGTCCGTCTCAGATGTGAGCCCGACATTGATGTACCACAACATCACTAAAGGTGGGTCACGCCCATTGCTGATGATACAATCGTTACAACGGTCGTCCCGTCCGTTACTGATGcggtttttcgaccgttactggtAAGCCTTTCTGTAGTGGTGGGATTTGCGTGGTACTCATGACCCATTTTAGGGAGTACCAAGGTATGTATAGTAAAATTCCTCCAACCAGTGCTTTTAATAACTGATCGAttcttttaattatttttttgataaTTTTGGAACTTTTCAGTACTTTTGTTTTAGTACTTTCCGATACTTTATGTTTCCCTACCGTTGGATCAACTAGGTTGTCTTCAATGTTGGGAAAAGGAATGAGTACTCTCAAatgttttactccctccgttctataattcttgtctcaaaattgccccaaaatggatgtatctattccaaAAGAGTCTAAatagatgtaatatttcgacaagaattatgagacaAAGGGAGCAGCTTTAATGTAAGAAAGTAATCGATTTGTGCACATGGATCATGTCGCCGCTCCCCACGTAAATTTGAAGCACAAGATGAAGagacaagcaaaaaaaatgaatgtgaTTTCGCTATTTGCCATCCAAACAAAATTTCGAATGAACCAGAACCAAACTATTTTCAAATTAATACCAAAATCCAAACTCAAACGCACGGATAGATCATCTTGGCGTggatacatattttttttcccgcacaccccacacacacacactcaaCATCCACACCACACGGTAGTATTAGTACAACCTGAGATACGCAGACGTACGTACTGACCCGCCGGCATGCAGGTCTTATTTAAGAAGACAAATAACATCAAGCACGTGGATATCGAGACAGTcaccatgcatgatgcatgcacACACTCACCCCAGCCTCTAGCTGCATGCGTGCGGATCGATGTCGAAGACGCCGGCCCGCTCTTAGACATGGCAGAGCTCACAGCCGGTGGTTGGGGCAACTCGACGGCTAGTACCGGTGTCCGGGCCGACTAGGGCTCCATTAGGAGGTTCTGAGCCTGAGGCAGCTGCAGAagtagtagtagcagcagcagcagcagcgtcaATGCTGCTGGTCCTGTCGCCCGGGCCTGCGCCGATGCCATGCCTTGTGGAAGGGATGATCATGAAGACGAAGCTGGCGAGGAAGCCCGAGGCGAGCGGCATGTTGACGAGGAACTCCCTCCACTGGGGCTTCTCGAGCGGGACGAGGCACTTCTGCACGCCGGAGTCGCAGAAGGCGAGGGAGATGAACACAACGAAGCGGAAGAAGGAGTGAAGCCAGTCTCGCGTCCTGACGGCCCGCTTGTTCCTCTCGCGCTCGTCGATGGGCTCGTCGTGGTTGAACGGCATGAAACCACCCCAGCGGCGGCAGTGGAGCGGGAGGGCGACCCCGTAGTAGGTGTGGCCGCTCTCGTCGGTGACGCTGTCCGtgaaggagaggaaggagcagAGCACGCCGAGGAAAAGGATGAGCGCCCAGGTGAAGTAGCGGTTCACGGGGTAGCACTCGCCGTGGTTGGTGAAGGACGGCGCCAGCGTCTGGAAGGCCGTCGTGGTGCCCGTCGGCAGGAGCCGGGCCAGGTTCGACGCCGCCGACAGCGTCTTGTCGTACAGGTTGGAGCTGTTGTTATTACCATTGTTAGTGCTACCATCTTTGGCCGTGCCCGTGgatgccgatgccgccgccgggtcTTCTGTACGATGCTGATCGTCCTTCGCCTTCGCGTCGCCGGAGCCGGCCATGCTGTTGATCGATATCTGGTCCTGGTGGGGTGGATAAATTAATCGATCTGTGCAAAGAGCTACGTCGATCTGCATGGCCTTTTATAGGCAGTGGACCGAGGGTGCCGTATAAGGTCTAGGGAGCAGCGGCTGCACCGCACCAGATGCTAAATGCTGGAAAGACGAAAGCGACATGCACCACGTACAAGGTGCATTAATTCGATGATACATCTTGCGAGGTACGCAGGTATAGGGGTTTGCTTGAACAGTAGGCAAAGAACCACAACCCACATACAAGCAGATATATCGGCGACGATGGACATGGACCGTACGTACGTCTTCCCTCAAGTAGTTAAGGTGATCTTTCTTGCATGGGCCGATGCGCGCCTTCCTAGCTTCAGTAAGACAAATCAGGACCAcagctgaaaaaaaaagacaaatcagGACCATGCATATGCAACGGTGTAAAGCTGGCTCGACAGTACTGTTGATGATATATTCCACATAAGGAGTACAATACAATACTAGCCCGTAGCTACATCTGTTTTCGTAAACACTAGACATGTCGAATGTGCTTCTCTAACTTTGACTGACGATATATATCGGAAGTAATTTGTTGAATGAAAATAATTAGGGCCAAGTAAGTCCCAGAAGCCACTGGATTGATCTAGCAAAATTAGTGCAGGACACAACAGTTAATATAGGTATTCAAATAAAAGAACACTACAACCATGTCCCTCGTTTTTTTTGCATAGGAGCACCAAAGAAACAAGATAAGCAATCAAGTCCTCgctactacaaaacagtgtatatgtgacgagtcatcagtgacgggccttttgtacccgtcactgatgatgagtgttcatcagtgacggtcacgtgctcgcccgtcactgatgaccccttatcagtgacgggtgtggtacgcccgccactgatgaccactcatcagtaacggacACACAGAGCCCGTCACTCAtgaccactcatcagtaacgggctcgcgaggcccgtcactaatgattcgatgtgaaaaataacaaaattcacaaaaacacacatcagtggcgggcttgAAATCtaagcccgccactgatgagccCTGGAGACATTTGTGCCCAGCTCTTtaattgggccggcccagtatTTGCTAGGGTTTGAGAGGGTGGTATAAATAACCCCTCCCCAAACCCCaccccttctctctccctcatccccgccgccatccccaAGCCCCAccccttctctcttctcttccccgAACTCTCCCTCTGCTCTCTTCTCTCACGCtatcttctctccctctcttctgCCCATGCGATCTCTTCTCTCACGCGATCCCCAAGCCCCAccccttctttcttcttccagcGCCATGGGAAGCCGGCGACCCCTGACCTCGGCACCGGCCGCCTGCCTCTtgcctcgcgccgccgtgggaagtcgccgccggatccgcccCTGATCTCGTCCCCGACCACCTCCGCCCTCGccatctcctcccctcccctcccctcgcaCAATCCTCCCTCTCTCACGCTCTCTTGTCTGTCCTCTAGGCACCGAAGCAGCTGCCATGGAGGCCCGCCCATCTTCTTCCCGCCCCCCGGTCTCCTTCCTTGTGGCGCGGCGTCGCCGGATCCGCAGGCACCAACCCAGTACGGCACCAGATCCAGCCTCTCCCTCGGCCCAACAGCGGCCGGATCCGGGCTCccccgtcgccggccgccggtaaccccccatctctctctctctctgtctcgtTGATTGCTAATTATCTTCTGCTTTGAATGCATTCGATGTTTTGATGTTGATTTTCTCGTACTGCTGCTACTATCTCTACTGCAGAATTTGTACGCaattagaaaaagaaaagcatggCTAGCATAATAATATGCTGGCCATGAgcttttttcttaattttgctCAAAACTCATCATCGTCGGTCACCAAGTAGgctgcccgccactgatgattgtacattagtaacggtcgctccgaccgttactgatgatggcatcatcagtaacaggaAGTTAGTAATGGTCGccccgcccgttactgatgcggtttttcgaccgttactgataagcctttctgtagtagtgccttC includes:
- the LOC100843477 gene encoding protein DMP2, which produces MAGSGDAKAKDDQHRTEDPAAASASTGTAKDGSTNNGNNNSSNLYDKTLSAASNLARLLPTGTTTAFQTLAPSFTNHGECYPVNRYFTWALILFLGVLCSFLSFTDSVTDESGHTYYGVALPLHCRRWGGFMPFNHDEPIDERERNKRAVRTRDWLHSFFRFVVFISLAFCDSGVQKCLVPLEKPQWREFLVNMPLASGFLASFVFMIIPSTRHGIGAGPGDRTSSIDAAAAAATTTSAAASGSEPPNGALVGPDTGTSRRVAPTTGCELCHV